In a genomic window of Sinorhizobium meliloti:
- a CDS encoding ABC transporter permease — MLLNFDRLGWWKLVLLGITLLTTAFLLLPILFIAALSFGSSQWLIFPPPGWTFKWYQELLADPRWLESAWTSFQIAIIVTVLSVLLGLVTSFGLTRGRFPLREALKALFLTPMILPVVVLAVALYAFFLQIGLNGTLTGFVISHLVLALPFSILSITNALEGFDKSIEDAAVLCGASPLEAKLRVTLPAISHGIFSAAIFSFLTSWDEVVVAIFMSSPTLQTLPVKIWATLRQDLTPVVAAASTLLILLTVLLMVLVALVRKGLKS, encoded by the coding sequence ATGCTTTTGAACTTCGATCGCCTCGGCTGGTGGAAGCTCGTTCTCCTCGGCATCACGCTGCTGACGACGGCATTTCTGCTTCTGCCGATCCTGTTCATCGCGGCGCTGTCCTTCGGATCGTCGCAATGGCTGATCTTTCCGCCACCCGGCTGGACGTTCAAATGGTATCAGGAGCTTCTCGCCGATCCGCGTTGGCTCGAGTCCGCCTGGACGAGCTTCCAGATCGCGATCATTGTTACTGTCCTCTCGGTGCTGCTAGGGCTCGTGACCTCGTTCGGCCTAACCCGAGGGCGTTTCCCGCTCCGAGAAGCGTTGAAGGCGCTGTTCCTGACGCCGATGATCTTGCCGGTCGTGGTACTTGCGGTCGCGCTCTACGCATTTTTCCTGCAGATCGGACTCAACGGGACCCTAACGGGCTTCGTCATCTCCCATCTGGTGCTGGCGCTTCCCTTCTCGATCCTGTCGATCACCAATGCGCTCGAAGGCTTCGACAAATCGATCGAGGATGCCGCCGTGTTGTGCGGCGCGTCTCCGCTCGAAGCCAAGCTTCGCGTGACGCTGCCGGCCATCAGCCACGGCATCTTCTCTGCAGCGATCTTCTCCTTCCTCACCTCCTGGGACGAAGTGGTCGTTGCAATCTTCATGTCGAGCCCGACGCTCCAGACGCTCCCCGTGAAAATTTGGGCGACGCTGCGGCAGGATCTGACACCGGTCGTTGCCGCGGCTTCCACACTTCTCATTCTCTTGACCGTGCTTTTGATGGTGCTCGTCGCTCTCGTTCGCAAAGGACTGAAATCATGA